The sequence below is a genomic window from Macadamia integrifolia cultivar HAES 741 chromosome 1, SCU_Mint_v3, whole genome shotgun sequence.
AGAATAACAAACCCTGTATCACAATTACGAACtatagaaagaaaaactttGTGCTGGTTCATTCATTTGTCCTATATCACAATTAAGAACtatagaaagaaaaactttGCGTTGGTTAATCCATGTGCTCACTGCATTTTCTCCATTGTGTCATAAGATCTATTTACTAACGGATTGAAAGTTTTGAAATATTTAATTTGGTATCCTCCAAAGGATTGATAGGCTTCACGTAAACTCCAATTAAGTAGAGATAATTTGTGTCGGAACTTCCATGAAATCCTGCAAAGATTCTCTTAGTCCCCATCTTAATGCGGAAGGGAGTCAAGTTATTGCCTTCCTCTAGCCCAAACGGCCCAAACTTTCTCTGGTTCGTTTCAAACGTCAAAGACGCCACCTTACCATAGTAGCCATCGGTGTAACCCGTAATGCCAGTTAGAAACTCAGAGGGATAATCTATGTCAACCTGCAAATTAACCAGAAACAATTAAAGAATCATTTATATTTTGGAATCAGAAAGAAGAATCGGAAAGTTTTATTTATGTGTTAATGTGTTGACTTACCGTTTCAAACATATTTCCTTTACCACCATGTATATTGGATAGTTGCAATTTCCCATCCAGAATGTATGCAATCTGTATGGAATATACGGTTTCACTGTCATAGAATATGAAGATCTGGGTAACCATGCTTTGGCCTTTCTCATCCCAAGGGTTGCCCCTTGACTTCCAACCATAAGGACCAACCTTGATCATCATCTCCATTCTGACCTTTTTTTTCGGTGAAGGGAATGTAGGCTCAAGGAGAAGTCGCGGCCTCACTTTCAGAGTTTAGTCTCAGAGAAAGAGGAGACTGGGGTCTGGCCGTCTGGGTGGTGTTATATAAAAACGAAGGGAAAGTTTTCCTTCTGGGAGAAGGATTTACCCCTACTGCTCATCTCATCCCTgttattaaagaagaaaaagcaaCGTCTTTTttgttaaaggaaaaaaaaagcagcTTTGAAAAGCAAAAGCTGGGTGAGGTACAATTATTGATGGCAAGCCACTAAGTGAAAGAAAACGTAAGCAAACCTAAagtatgaagaaaaaaaaaaaaaaaaaaaccttaaggaGCGGTTTGTTTTGAGGGTTTTGATGGGGGTGGAATTTAAGTGGTGGGAGAGGTCCTTATTTTCTTAAAAGCATAGGAAAATGTAGTGTTTggttattttggggtcaaaaagTTCTAAACAACACTGGTTCTTGAGCTTTCTTATCTGCTAACATGGCTTCCATTCCATCTTGTTTCAAAATCCcaccaaattggtgggactCTATGGCGGGAACATTGCAGTGGCTCACAAGAATGAACCAATTGCGATGTCTACTCTGGTTGCTATTGTGAGTGCAAAATGATACCACCGTTGCCACGACTTCCGTCACTGCTAATCCCGTCTTTCTGCTACAACCCCTCTCCATCTCCTCACccatttctttcctctctcgTGCACCATCAGAGAAATAAAAAGAGCAGCATTCCCCTCACTTTCTATTTCTTCCATCAGTTTTTCCCTAAGAATGAAAGAGTTTCTTGGttgccataaaaaaaaaaggcctttaCCAAAAACCATATAGAAGGTCCAGTCTTGACTAAAATCCTAAAACATCAACAGCAGTAGTTGGAAAAAATAAGTTGCAATCCTCTgctggcagccaaagaaatggaataattcacttccgcttagggttcacaaataccctcataggttatagtattttctaaaacacccttttagattccatttctttggctactTGGCTGCGACCCAGGCAGTAACTAAATTTCGTCCGCAATAGTTGCCATGTTTGAGATTGAGCACACACgctcaaagaagaagaatttttttttccttgatagCAAAAGAAAATCACTTCATTAACTAAAAAGACCATATTTACATCATCATACAAGACCATCCAAAGACCAAATGGGAGGTCTTGGGATTGCTTTAGTGATGGATGCATTAAGCCTCCCCTATTGCCTTCTCTTTAGCTAAATGTGCCCCTAAATGTGCCTACCCATTTTGTTGTAGTGAAGGctgatttttttgttgttgtaggaACGGTTGAAATATGTAATTTAGTATCCTCCAACGGATTGATAGACTTCACGTAAGCTCCAATTGAGTAGAGATAGTTTGAGTCAGAAGTTCCATGAAATCCTCCAAATAGTTGCTGGTTAGTCCCCATCTGAATGCGGAAGTGTGTGCCTTCCTCTGGTTAGCAAGTTTTTGCCTTTCTCATCCCAAGTATCTCCCATTCTTATCCCATTAGGACCCACCTTGATCATCATCTCCATTCCCTTTTTGGGATTCATAGATAACTAATATTAACTTCTGCAGGCCTCTCAGGCAAACATTAAACAACAAAATCAGTAAGAGAAGATTATGGAGCCtctgtccattttttttttggaaatgaataaataaataaatagattaaaatcccaaaagaagagaaaagaagagattacaAGGCACGATGCCACCAGAGGCAACAAAAGATCAAAACATCAACCTGAGGTCGCTGAAGAATGAGAAGGAACAACAAGAAGCTCACACTACGTTCTTAGCATCGGATTTTCTACTTAATACGATGATTCCTCTCCCTACGCTAAGTAGAGACTCGAGATTCTATGAAATTAATATACATCTAGAAGAGAAAGTTTCACTAATTTATTTGTATGAAAAGATTAAGCAGGCATCTGAGGTTCTTTCCAAGAACATTTGATAGGAATTGTTGGATTTGCCACATCATTAGTCAAGtttcattaaatttccttcttCTCAATCTCTACCCATATACCTACAGATAAAGATTAACTTGTTTGTTGTAAGCCTTTGTGGATTTTACATCAAATTGTAACATATCACTTCAAATATTAGTACTACAAGATAGAAGTTCTTTTAATTATTGTGGTCTACCAGAtttagaagagaaagaaagaaagagaagagacaGAGTCTGACCTTTTCTGGCAAAGGGTACGTAGGTCCTAGGCGAAGTCGACGGTCGCTCGCCGCCGGCCGCTGCCTCACTTACAGAATCGAGTCTCAGAGACGACGGACACTGGGAATACAACAAAGAACAGAATCGAGTAAAGTTTTCCTTCTCACAGAAGAATTCTGCAGCCAgccaccccacccacccactGGTCTAtgtagaaaggaaaagaaaaggataaaacGAATCTTTCGATAGAAAAGTAAACAAATCGGGTGAGCTAGCGAGTCCagataaaaagaaggaaaagaagaaggaatcttttgaatgaaaagttaaaaagaaACGCGAGAGATTGGTTGGAGAGACATTGCTAACATTCAATATTGATGGTTTTTGTTGATAGTAGCAGGGTTCCATCAAAACCTACAGTGATTTACCTCCCATTAGCAATAGTAACAACTCATCTTTATTCGAACTAAAGTGTTCCTTACCTACCGTTGGCATTTTCTGTAATATTTAAAAGGCCAAGAGAACGAAAGAACCTACCTGCTTGTGCAGCTCCTGCATTATCACACAAACCAGTGGGAGGCTGTATGGAGACACCTTTAGTAGATAAGGCGGGGTAGCACATTCTTTTCGCACCTACTTGTGTCTGGGCATAGAAACATGCAAGCTGGCTtacttttttccttattttaaatAGGGTAAAAGGTTTTTATGGGGGAGTGTGGCCCATGCGCCCAAACATAGGTAAATGGCATTTATGTGGATGTTTCCTTGTACATTCCCATTGGTTCTCGTGTACATGCATGAATGACACTCTccccacaagaaacacttccACATTTAAAAATGTGATTCTTTTGCAATCTCTAAACTTAGAATTCTAGGATTTACAACTGAAtgagaaattgaaaatcaaaaatttttttttaggggaatGGTTTTATGTACTGTTGTGCATGACGCAAGACCATGCACAAAGACATTGGATGGGGATGAGGGTCTATATATAGTGCACCAGCACCATGCACGACCGTGCACACAACCTTTTGCTATTtctatatatgtttttttttatgggggaGAGTTTTCTGTCCGAGAGCATAGCTCCTACACCAATGCAGGGGTCAATGAGAATGCCATTAAAAGCATCAATAGAGGTGGAATTTCGTACAACGTGTATCTAGGTGCAGATGCCATGCTTCCGAACTGGCTCCTTTTTCcccttgtttatttttttctccaccTTATTTTCCCTGGAGGGATTGCTAGATATCTTTATCTGTTAATATCAAAAACTGGCCCACAAAAAAAATGGACTGACCGGTTAAAAATGATCTAATACTAGGCCTAGACTGATTATTATTTAGGCCTTCACTTGATTAATTGTAGCCTGAAGAATGCCCACATGGGACAGATGTGTATAATGTAGTTACCTCCTCCTTCTTTCCACTCTCCGTTACCGACTCCCCACCTCTGCACCACCTCTCTCTTCCACCGCCCTCGGCCATCACTGCCCTATCCAAGTAACTACAACATCTAAGAGCATGGAAATACTGGTCAATACTTCCACTATATTCGACATCTTTACTTTTATTCACCCCCCGATTCTTGAAAACTTTCCATGATTTGCTCCAAATATGTTCAGCGTCAAAATTTTCTAACCTTA
It includes:
- the LOC122076650 gene encoding inactive protein RESTRICTED TEV MOVEMENT 1-like codes for the protein MEMMIKVGPYGWKSRGNPWDEKGQSMVTQIFIFYDSETVYSIQIAYILDGKLQLSNIHGGKGNMFETVDIDYPSEFLTGITGYTDGYYGKVASLTFETNQRKFGPFGLEEGNNLTPFRIKMGTKRIFAGFHGSSDTNYLYLIGVYVKPINPLEDTKLNISKLSIR